Proteins from a genomic interval of Clostridium sp. AN503:
- a CDS encoding electron transport complex subunit E, protein MNKCIERIYNGIIKENPTFVLMLGMCPTLAVTTSAINGVGMGLSTTAVLVFSNLIISALRKIIPDRVRIPAYIVIVASLVTIVQLLLQAYIPSLYESLGIFIPLIVVNCIILGRAEAYAAKNGPLESTFDGIGMGLGFTVGLTCIAIFREILGAGSIFGIEFIPENFRIAIFGLAPGAFFVLAILTALQNYFKAPSATNGSVPQSKLACGGNCMNCTGSACMANHTTLESLRIQAEEEALAAKKAALAKKEAEMKAKMEKKDE, encoded by the coding sequence ATGAATAAATGTATCGAGCGTATTTATAACGGTATCATCAAAGAAAACCCGACCTTCGTCCTGATGCTTGGTATGTGTCCGACCCTGGCGGTTACGACCTCCGCCATCAACGGCGTCGGCATGGGACTGTCCACCACGGCGGTTCTGGTTTTCTCCAACTTAATTATCTCCGCACTGCGGAAGATCATTCCGGACCGGGTCCGTATCCCGGCGTATATTGTTATCGTAGCATCCCTGGTTACCATCGTTCAGCTGCTTTTACAGGCATATATCCCGAGCCTGTATGAGTCTCTGGGTATCTTCATCCCGCTGATCGTGGTGAACTGTATCATCCTGGGCCGTGCCGAGGCTTATGCGGCAAAGAACGGTCCTCTGGAATCCACATTTGACGGCATCGGCATGGGCCTTGGTTTTACCGTAGGCCTGACCTGTATCGCCATTTTCCGTGAGATCCTGGGCGCAGGTTCCATTTTCGGAATCGAGTTCATCCCGGAGAATTTCCGGATCGCGATCTTCGGCCTGGCTCCCGGCGCATTCTTCGTGCTGGCGATCCTGACCGCACTGCAGAACTACTTTAAGGCACCGTCCGCGACCAATGGTTCTGTACCCCAGTCCAAGCTTGCCTGCGGTGGAAACTGCATGAACTGTACCGGTTCTGCCTGCATGGCCAATCACACTACGCTGGAGTCCTTAAGGATCCAGGCGGAGGAGGAAGCCCTGGCGGCAAAGAAAGCGGCTCTGGCGAAAAAAGAGGCTGAGATGAAAGCCAAGATGGAAAAGAAAGACGAATAG
- a CDS encoding RnfABCDGE type electron transport complex subunit G, with protein sequence MSKGGFMKDALVLFAITLVAGACLGGVYGMTESVIAQREQDAKEEAYRTVLADAASFETDDLTELLATGNEEIAGLGYGNVVVDEAVTGLDASGALVGYVVTATSKDGYGGNITVSVGIQADGTVAGVEFLTLAETAGLGMNAQKPEWKGQYAGKNVDAFTVTKNGASADNEINAISGATITSNAVTGAVNGAVFFAKNCLAQ encoded by the coding sequence ATGAGTAAAGGTGGATTTATGAAAGACGCCCTGGTCCTGTTTGCGATCACCCTGGTTGCAGGCGCATGTCTGGGCGGCGTATACGGCATGACGGAATCGGTCATTGCACAGAGGGAACAGGACGCGAAGGAGGAGGCTTACCGGACGGTTCTGGCAGATGCGGCTTCTTTCGAGACTGATGACTTAACGGAACTTCTTGCAACGGGCAATGAAGAGATTGCCGGTCTTGGCTACGGCAACGTAGTTGTGGACGAGGCAGTCACCGGGCTGGACGCTTCCGGCGCTTTAGTGGGATATGTAGTGACGGCTACCTCCAAGGATGGTTACGGCGGCAATATCACTGTTTCCGTCGGTATCCAGGCTGACGGCACTGTGGCCGGCGTAGAGTTCTTAACCCTGGCTGAGACAGCCGGTCTTGGCATGAACGCCCAGAAACCGGAGTGGAAGGGCCAGTATGCCGGCAAGAACGTGGATGCATTTACCGTGACAAAGAACGGCGCATCCGCAGACAACGAGATCAACGCGATCAGTGGCGCAACGATCACATCAAACGCAGTCACCGGTGCGGTGAACGGGGCAGTTTTCTTTGCAAAGAACTGCCTGGCACAGTAG
- a CDS encoding RnfABCDGE type electron transport complex subunit D, producing MSKLLNVSSSPHVRSNETTQSIMMDVAIAMLPAAAFGVFQFGVNALLVLLITVAACVLSELVFEKIMKKPVTIADMSAVVTGMILGLNMPADIPLWIPVLGGIFAIIIVKQLYGGLGQNFMNPALAARCFLLISFAGKMSTFTLDGWTGATPLAVLKAGGSVDVAAMFIGKIPGTIGEVSVIALLIGAAYLVFKKVISLRIPVTYIVTVAVFVFIFGQQDMNFVLAHICGGGLIFGAFFMATDYVTSPITPKGQIVFGILLGVLTGLFRLFGGSAEGVSYAIIISNLLVPLIEKVTLPKAFGKEGKKA from the coding sequence ATGAGCAAATTATTAAACGTATCATCCTCCCCGCACGTACGGAGCAATGAGACCACCCAGAGCATCATGATGGATGTGGCGATCGCCATGCTTCCGGCAGCCGCCTTCGGTGTATTCCAGTTTGGCGTGAACGCGCTGCTGGTCCTGCTTATCACGGTTGCGGCCTGCGTGCTGAGTGAGTTGGTATTTGAAAAGATTATGAAAAAGCCGGTTACGATCGCGGACATGAGCGCCGTGGTGACCGGTATGATCCTGGGGCTTAACATGCCTGCGGATATCCCGCTGTGGATCCCGGTGCTTGGCGGCATCTTTGCGATCATCATTGTAAAGCAGCTGTACGGCGGCCTGGGACAGAACTTCATGAACCCGGCCCTGGCGGCCAGATGCTTCCTGCTGATCTCCTTTGCAGGCAAGATGTCCACCTTCACCCTGGACGGTTGGACCGGCGCTACCCCGCTGGCAGTTTTAAAGGCAGGCGGTTCTGTGGATGTGGCGGCTATGTTTATCGGTAAGATCCCGGGTACCATCGGTGAGGTTTCCGTGATCGCACTGCTGATCGGCGCGGCTTACCTGGTATTTAAGAAGGTGATCTCCCTGCGGATCCCGGTTACATATATTGTAACGGTTGCTGTGTTCGTATTTATCTTCGGACAGCAGGATATGAACTTTGTTCTGGCTCATATCTGCGGCGGCGGCCTGATCTTCGGCGCATTCTTCATGGCGACCGACTATGTGACCAGCCCGATCACCCCGAAGGGACAGATTGTGTTCGGTATCCTCTTAGGCGTGCTGACCGGACTGTTCCGTCTGTTCGGAGGCTCCGCTGAGGGTGTTTCCTATGCGATCATCATCAGCAACCTTCTGGTTCCGCTGATCGAGAAAGTAACCCTTCCGAAGGCATTTGGAAAGGAGGGCAAAAAGGCATGA
- the rsxC gene encoding electron transport complex subunit RsxC, producing MGLATFKGGVHPYEGKELSENKPVQVLMPKGDMVYPMSQHIGAPATPLVAKGDKVLAGQKIGEASGFISANVICSVSGTVKAIEPRRVANGAMVNSVIVENDGEYTSVEGLGTDRDPAKLSKQEIRDIIKEAGIVGLGGAGFPTHVKLTPKDENAIDYILVNGAECEPYLTSDYRMMLEEPEKIVGGLKVILQLFDKAKGVIGIENNKPEAIKKLTELVKDEPRIEVCPLQTKYPQGGERSLINAITGRKVNSSMLPADAGCIVDNIDTVIAVYMAVCKTTPLMRRIVTVTGDAVTAPQNYNVKIGTNFQELVDAAGGFKTEPEKLIAGGPMMGMALFTLDIPVTKTCSALTCFTRDEVAANAETPCIRCGKCVSVCPSHIVPVMMMKAALKGDCDAFEKIDGMECMECGSCTFICPAKRPLTQAFKEMRKTVAANRRKKAQEGKK from the coding sequence ATGGGATTGGCTACATTTAAAGGCGGCGTTCATCCTTACGAGGGAAAAGAACTGTCCGAGAACAAGCCGGTACAGGTCCTGATGCCGAAGGGGGATATGGTTTATCCGATGTCCCAGCATATCGGCGCCCCGGCTACACCACTTGTAGCAAAGGGCGACAAGGTTCTGGCAGGCCAGAAGATTGGCGAAGCGAGCGGATTTATTTCCGCAAATGTCATCTGTTCCGTTTCCGGCACCGTAAAGGCGATTGAGCCGAGGCGGGTTGCAAATGGTGCGATGGTGAATTCCGTCATCGTGGAAAATGACGGTGAGTACACGTCTGTAGAGGGTCTGGGGACAGACCGGGATCCTGCGAAGCTTTCCAAACAGGAGATCCGTGACATTATCAAGGAGGCAGGTATTGTAGGCCTGGGCGGCGCAGGCTTCCCGACCCATGTGAAGCTGACTCCGAAGGACGAGAATGCGATCGACTACATACTGGTGAACGGCGCGGAGTGTGAGCCGTATCTGACCTCCGATTACCGGATGATGTTAGAGGAGCCGGAGAAGATCGTAGGCGGGCTGAAGGTGATCTTACAGCTTTTTGACAAGGCCAAGGGCGTGATCGGTATTGAGAACAACAAGCCGGAAGCCATCAAGAAGCTGACGGAGTTAGTGAAGGACGAGCCGCGGATCGAGGTATGCCCGCTGCAGACCAAATACCCGCAGGGCGGCGAGCGTTCCCTGATCAACGCCATCACCGGGAGAAAGGTGAACTCTTCGATGCTGCCGGCGGATGCAGGCTGTATCGTGGACAATATCGACACGGTCATCGCCGTTTACATGGCGGTGTGCAAGACGACGCCTCTGATGCGCCGGATCGTGACCGTGACCGGAGACGCAGTGACGGCTCCGCAGAACTATAATGTAAAGATCGGAACCAATTTCCAGGAACTGGTAGATGCGGCGGGCGGTTTTAAGACCGAGCCGGAGAAGCTGATCGCGGGCGGTCCGATGATGGGTATGGCCCTGTTCACCCTGGATATCCCGGTGACCAAGACCTGTTCTGCTTTAACCTGCTTTACCAGGGATGAAGTGGCGGCCAATGCAGAGACCCCGTGTATCCGCTGCGGCAAGTGCGTCAGCGTGTGCCCGAGCCATATCGTTCCGGTCATGATGATGAAGGCCGCCTTAAAGGGCGACTGCGATGCATTCGAGAAGATCGACGGCATGGAATGTATGGAATGCGGAAGCTGTACCTTTATCTGCCCGGCGAAGAGGCCTCTGACCCAGGCATTTAAAGAGATGAGAAAAACGGTTGCGGCAAACCGCAGAAAGAAAGCGCAGGAGGGGAAAAAATAA
- a CDS encoding carbohydrate kinase, with protein MEKRFDVIGLGELLIDFTDAGKSAGGQRLFEQNPGGAPANLLTAVSHMGGRTAFIGKVGADMHGQFLKETLEGEGIDTSGLILDREVFTTLAFVGIGKNGEREFAFARKPGADTMLKPEELKPELLKSASVFHIGSLSLTDEPSRSATYEAVRIAKSGGAVISYDPNYRESLWRGRDAAVSEMFKMVTHADMMKVSDEESFLLTGLGDYRKAAQKLLTKGPALVAVTLGGDGVYVASRTGCVQVPGFQVDAVDTTGAGDSFWGGFLSRYITCKKRPEELDKDDLTRFARFGNAVAALCVQKRGGIPAIPTEREVERMLG; from the coding sequence ATGGAAAAAAGATTTGATGTGATCGGACTTGGCGAACTGCTGATCGATTTTACCGACGCGGGAAAAAGCGCCGGAGGCCAGAGGCTGTTTGAACAGAATCCGGGCGGTGCGCCGGCCAATCTTTTGACGGCGGTCAGTCATATGGGAGGCAGGACTGCTTTTATCGGGAAGGTGGGCGCCGATATGCACGGACAATTCCTGAAAGAGACGCTGGAGGGGGAGGGGATCGATACCTCGGGCCTGATCCTGGACCGGGAGGTCTTCACGACCCTGGCGTTTGTGGGGATCGGGAAAAACGGAGAGCGGGAATTTGCCTTCGCCAGAAAGCCGGGGGCGGACACCATGCTGAAGCCGGAGGAGCTGAAACCGGAATTGCTTAAGTCAGCGTCAGTATTCCATATCGGTTCTCTTTCCCTGACGGACGAACCCTCCAGATCCGCCACCTATGAGGCGGTTCGCATTGCAAAAAGCGGAGGAGCCGTTATATCCTATGATCCCAACTACCGGGAGTCACTCTGGCGGGGCAGGGATGCGGCTGTATCGGAGATGTTTAAGATGGTGACACACGCGGATATGATGAAAGTTTCTGATGAGGAGAGCTTTCTGCTTACCGGCCTGGGTGATTACCGGAAGGCTGCGCAAAAGCTGTTAACAAAGGGGCCGGCTCTGGTGGCAGTGACCCTGGGAGGTGACGGCGTCTATGTGGCGTCGCGTACAGGCTGCGTGCAGGTGCCGGGCTTTCAGGTGGATGCGGTCGATACCACCGGGGCGGGGGATTCCTTCTGGGGAGGATTTCTGAGCCGGTATATAACCTGTAAAAAACGTCCGGAAGAACTTGATAAGGATGATCTGACCCGGTTTGCCCGGTTCGGCAATGCGGTTGCCGCCCTCTGCGTACAGAAGCGCGGCGGGATCCCGGCGATCCCGACAGAGCGGGAAGTGGAGAGAATGCTGGGATGA
- a CDS encoding VOC family protein — translation MELKKQILGLAHVGIPTNDLGKTVDFYKALGFEVILKTPNEEAGEDVAFLQMGNYCIETFENGAAAMADGAYQHVALEVADIDTMYGYIKENGYTCLTPGIMFLPFWEHGVRFFMIQGPNRERIEFCQKLEA, via the coding sequence ATGGAACTAAAAAAACAGATTTTGGGACTTGCTCATGTGGGGATACCCACCAATGATCTGGGAAAAACCGTGGATTTTTATAAGGCCCTTGGGTTTGAGGTGATTCTAAAGACCCCCAATGAGGAAGCAGGGGAGGACGTTGCATTTTTGCAGATGGGCAATTATTGCATAGAGACCTTTGAAAACGGTGCTGCGGCAATGGCGGACGGCGCATACCAGCATGTAGCCCTGGAGGTGGCGGACATCGACACCATGTACGGATACATAAAAGAAAACGGATACACGTGCCTGACACCCGGGATCATGTTTCTGCCGTTCTGGGAGCATGGGGTAAGATTTTTTATGATCCAGGGGCCAAACAGGGAGCGGATTGAGTTCTGCCAGAAGCTGGAGGCATAG
- a CDS encoding alcohol dehydrogenase catalytic domain-containing protein yields the protein MLQQVMTKPGEIMFQEVPVPEVKAGQVLVKIMNIGICGSDIHVYHGEHPFTSYPVTQGHEVSGQITAVGEGVEDLKVGQKVTIEPQVYCGNCHPCRHGKYNLCEELKVMGFQTTGTASEYFAVDASKVTPIPEEMSFEEGAMIEPLAVAVHGVKQVGNVAGMNIAVIGAGPIGNLVAQAAKGMGAAKVMITDVSDLRLEKAKECGIDACVNTRNTDFGEAMTEAFGPDKADVIYDCAGNNITMGQAIKYARKGSIIVLVAVFAGMAQVDLAVANDHELDIKSTMMYRHDDYVDAIRLVNEGRVHLRPLISNAFAFRDYKKAYEYIDDNRETTMKVLINVQE from the coding sequence ATGTTGCAGCAGGTTATGACAAAACCAGGTGAGATTATGTTTCAGGAGGTTCCGGTGCCGGAGGTGAAAGCCGGGCAGGTTCTGGTCAAGATCATGAATATCGGCATCTGTGGTTCCGATATCCATGTGTATCACGGGGAGCACCCGTTTACCTCTTACCCGGTCACACAGGGGCACGAGGTGTCAGGCCAGATCACGGCTGTGGGAGAAGGCGTGGAGGATTTAAAGGTGGGACAGAAGGTGACCATAGAGCCGCAGGTGTATTGCGGGAACTGCCATCCGTGCCGTCATGGGAAATACAATCTCTGCGAGGAGCTGAAGGTGATGGGGTTCCAGACCACCGGTACCGCGTCGGAGTATTTCGCCGTAGACGCTTCTAAGGTGACGCCGATCCCAGAGGAGATGTCCTTTGAGGAGGGCGCGATGATCGAGCCCCTTGCCGTAGCCGTACATGGGGTAAAGCAGGTGGGAAATGTAGCTGGCATGAATATTGCGGTCATCGGCGCCGGTCCGATCGGCAACCTGGTGGCACAGGCGGCGAAGGGCATGGGAGCGGCGAAAGTCATGATCACCGATGTCAGTGATCTGCGGCTGGAAAAAGCGAAGGAATGTGGAATCGACGCGTGCGTTAACACCAGGAACACCGATTTTGGAGAGGCCATGACGGAGGCGTTCGGGCCTGACAAGGCGGATGTGATCTACGACTGCGCCGGGAATAATATTACCATGGGCCAGGCCATCAAGTACGCAAGAAAAGGCAGCATTATCGTCCTGGTGGCTGTGTTCGCAGGTATGGCCCAGGTGGATCTGGCGGTTGCCAACGATCATGAGCTGGATATCAAGAGTACGATGATGTACCGTCACGACGACTATGTGGATGCGATCCGCCTGGTCAATGAAGGGCGTGTGCATTTGCGGCCCCTGATCTCCAATGCATTCGCGTTCCGTGATTACAAAAAAGCGTATGAGTATATCGACGATAACCGGGAAACCACCATGAAGGTTCTGATCAACGTACAGGAGTGA
- a CDS encoding ABC transporter permease, whose amino-acid sequence MDRAVRFLKERAIYVVMIALFLFFTISTDTFCTMKNLLNIARQVAVLGIASVGMTMVILTGGIDLSTGSVITFVNIIAAFFMVKLGMNMWAAILIAMMASTLIGFLNGVIIANLKMPALIVTFATQTIFEGLAYIICGGIPIFGFSKAFSFIGQGYMSVIPFPVILLVIAFLIGAFILVKSYFGRYIYAVGGNEEAAELSGIRVKNIKYMVYALSGLFAGIAGIVMLSRTNSGQPTAGKGYEFDVITAVVLGGVSVTGGSGKISNVFAGVLIIGFLSNGMVLMDVSSYAQMVVKGVILMLAVGFDCYQKLNRTQKA is encoded by the coding sequence ATGGATAGAGCAGTTCGTTTTTTGAAAGAGAGAGCCATTTATGTAGTAATGATCGCATTGTTTTTGTTTTTTACCATATCGACCGATACCTTCTGCACCATGAAGAACCTGCTGAACATAGCCAGGCAGGTGGCGGTGCTGGGGATCGCGTCGGTGGGCATGACCATGGTGATCCTGACCGGGGGGATCGATCTTTCCACCGGCTCGGTCATTACCTTTGTTAATATCATCGCGGCGTTTTTCATGGTCAAGCTGGGGATGAACATGTGGGCGGCCATCCTGATCGCCATGATGGCAAGCACACTGATCGGATTCTTAAACGGCGTCATCATCGCAAACTTAAAGATGCCGGCTCTGATCGTGACCTTCGCCACGCAGACGATCTTTGAGGGCCTGGCCTACATAATCTGCGGCGGTATCCCGATCTTCGGGTTCTCCAAAGCCTTTTCCTTTATCGGCCAGGGATATATGAGCGTGATCCCGTTTCCGGTCATCCTGCTTGTGATCGCATTCCTGATCGGCGCGTTTATACTGGTGAAATCCTATTTTGGCAGATATATCTATGCGGTGGGAGGCAACGAGGAGGCGGCGGAGCTGTCCGGCATCCGGGTAAAGAATATCAAATACATGGTTTACGCCCTGTCCGGGTTATTTGCGGGTATTGCCGGTATCGTCATGCTGTCCAGGACCAACTCCGGGCAGCCGACGGCAGGCAAGGGGTATGAGTTCGATGTGATCACAGCAGTCGTACTGGGCGGCGTCAGCGTTACCGGAGGTTCCGGGAAGATATCCAATGTGTTTGCCGGCGTGCTGATCATCGGCTTTTTGAGCAACGGCATGGTGCTCATGGATGTCAGCTCCTATGCCCAGATGGTGGTGAAGGGCGTGATCCTGATGCTGGCGGTGGGCTTCGACTGCTATCAGAAGCTGAACCGGACCCAGAAAGCATAA
- a CDS encoding sugar ABC transporter ATP-binding protein, with translation MGQEEYVLELNGIVKKYPGVTALNGVSLKVRPGEIHALIGENGAGKSTLIKTCSGAVVPTEGEIVVNGKRFKAMTPKLAAENGIAIIYQEFNNVGELSVAENIFLGRAIRNGIVIDRKRMEEESRKVFEQLNIRIDPRAMVKDLTVGYQQMVEIAKAIQQNANILIMDEPSAPLTKAEVESMMKIVEKLKADGVSIIYISHRLDEIFRLSDRITVLRDGEYVTTLITKDSCVDELVALMVGRELTETYPKRKNCIQDEIVMEFQDVTGNGDKDISFSVRKGEILGVGGLVGAGRTELAQMMFGAARVKKGKILFKGREIRPKSPREAIGLGITLVPEDRKQQGALLEMDIKTNINMPIFKRISKGTVVNRREEERIAEKYRADLRIKTPTVKQLVKNLSGGNQQKVILGKWMAANSEFIIFDEPTRGIDIGAKYEIYKLMNEMVESGKTIFLISSEMEELMGMSDRIIVLSEGRITGELGKSEFKQETIMAFASKVEGV, from the coding sequence ATGGGACAGGAAGAATATGTATTAGAGCTAAACGGCATCGTGAAGAAATATCCCGGCGTCACTGCCCTAAACGGGGTCAGCCTGAAGGTGAGGCCGGGTGAGATCCACGCGCTGATCGGAGAGAACGGGGCAGGGAAATCCACGCTGATCAAGACCTGCAGCGGCGCGGTGGTTCCCACCGAGGGAGAGATCGTGGTAAATGGTAAACGGTTTAAAGCCATGACGCCGAAGCTTGCCGCGGAGAACGGGATCGCCATTATCTACCAGGAATTTAACAATGTGGGGGAGCTGTCTGTGGCAGAGAATATCTTTCTAGGCAGAGCCATCCGGAACGGGATCGTCATCGACCGGAAGCGCATGGAGGAGGAGTCCCGCAAGGTATTCGAGCAGCTTAACATCAGGATCGATCCCAGGGCCATGGTCAAAGATCTGACGGTAGGTTACCAGCAGATGGTTGAGATCGCCAAGGCGATCCAGCAGAATGCCAATATCCTGATCATGGATGAACCCTCCGCGCCCCTCACGAAAGCGGAGGTGGAGAGCATGATGAAGATCGTGGAGAAGCTGAAAGCCGACGGGGTTTCCATCATCTACATATCCCATCGCTTAGACGAGATCTTCCGCCTGTCGGACCGGATCACGGTGCTGCGGGACGGGGAGTACGTGACGACCCTGATCACGAAGGATTCCTGCGTGGATGAGCTGGTGGCCCTGATGGTGGGCAGAGAACTGACGGAGACTTATCCCAAGCGGAAGAATTGCATTCAGGATGAGATCGTGATGGAGTTTCAGGACGTCACGGGTAATGGAGATAAGGATATATCCTTTTCTGTGCGGAAAGGGGAGATCCTGGGAGTAGGGGGACTGGTGGGAGCCGGAAGGACCGAACTGGCTCAGATGATGTTCGGAGCCGCCCGCGTGAAAAAGGGAAAGATCCTTTTTAAGGGCAGGGAGATCCGCCCCAAAAGCCCCAGAGAAGCCATTGGCCTGGGGATCACCCTGGTGCCGGAGGACCGGAAGCAGCAGGGCGCGCTGTTGGAGATGGATATCAAGACCAACATCAATATGCCGATCTTTAAGCGGATATCAAAAGGCACCGTGGTAAACCGCAGGGAGGAAGAACGGATCGCTGAAAAGTACCGGGCCGACCTAAGGATCAAAACGCCCACCGTGAAACAGCTTGTGAAAAATCTGAGCGGCGGAAACCAGCAGAAGGTGATCCTGGGCAAATGGATGGCGGCTAATTCGGAGTTCATCATTTTTGATGAGCCCACCAGAGGCATCGATATTGGAGCAAAGTACGAGATCTACAAGCTGATGAACGAGATGGTGGAGAGCGGAAAGACCATTTTCCTGATCTCCTCTGAGATGGAGGAGCTGATGGGCATGTCGGACCGGATCATTGTCCTGTCGGAGGGCAGGATCACAGGGGAGCTTGGCAAGTCCGAGTTTAAGCAGGAAACGATTATGGCGTTTGCGTCGAAAGTGGAGGGAGTGTAA
- a CDS encoding sugar ABC transporter substrate-binding protein: protein MKKSLAVLCLSGVLAVSALSGCSYGPEPAGAAGAQTERKGAEDGSIRIGVTVQSLSNQVWAGACSTMQELAKAEGNELTYMSCEDNSAKQIEQIENYISSGCDVIMVNPSDPNAIETVCAGARDAGIKVMCWDNEMENTDLNWIIDNEALGYMIGEQASLFIKEKFPDGVCDVAVLDYPQTQILLERENGILAALKELAPDAKVVAQQPAIDANEGLAAMETILQANPDTRVVCCIGGGGAVGANEAFKANGEITDDIGIFAADATNEELSAMVNGEANRMSVIITGTPKKIGETVYNMLAKLGTAEGFTEADLSEGETMEGKNVYRNIFPVTMENVNEFYSK from the coding sequence ATGAAAAAAAGTCTGGCAGTATTATGTTTGAGCGGGGTATTGGCGGTGTCGGCACTGAGCGGGTGTTCCTACGGACCGGAACCGGCGGGGGCGGCAGGCGCCCAGACAGAGCGGAAAGGAGCAGAGGACGGCAGCATCCGGATCGGGGTCACGGTCCAGAGCCTCAGCAACCAGGTATGGGCAGGCGCCTGCTCCACCATGCAGGAGTTGGCAAAGGCGGAGGGCAACGAACTGACCTACATGTCCTGCGAGGACAATTCGGCGAAGCAGATCGAGCAGATCGAAAACTATATCAGCAGCGGCTGCGACGTGATCATGGTGAATCCATCAGATCCCAACGCAATCGAGACGGTCTGCGCCGGAGCGCGGGACGCGGGGATCAAGGTGATGTGCTGGGACAATGAGATGGAGAACACAGATTTAAACTGGATCATCGACAACGAAGCGCTGGGGTATATGATCGGTGAGCAGGCGTCCCTCTTCATAAAGGAGAAGTTCCCGGACGGGGTATGTGATGTGGCGGTCCTGGATTACCCCCAGACCCAGATCCTTTTAGAGCGTGAGAACGGGATTCTGGCTGCCTTAAAGGAACTGGCACCAGACGCGAAGGTAGTGGCCCAGCAGCCGGCCATAGATGCAAACGAAGGACTGGCGGCCATGGAGACGATCCTCCAGGCAAACCCGGATACCAGGGTAGTCTGCTGCATCGGCGGAGGCGGAGCGGTGGGAGCTAACGAAGCGTTTAAGGCCAATGGGGAGATCACAGATGATATTGGCATCTTCGCGGCTGACGCCACCAACGAGGAGTTGTCCGCCATGGTAAACGGGGAGGCCAACCGGATGTCCGTGATCATCACCGGCACACCGAAGAAGATCGGGGAGACCGTATATAACATGCTGGCAAAGCTTGGCACGGCAGAGGGTTTTACGGAAGCCGATTTATCCGAGGGAGAGACCATGGAGGGCAAGAACGTATATCGAAACATTTTCCCGGTGACCATGGAGAATGTCAATGAATTCTATTCCAAATAA
- a CDS encoding ROK family transcriptional regulator: MKRTGNSRENSKAQIVRYIQENGNASKVEISKVLNLSMPTVLQNTKELLEQGIVEEAGEYESTGGRKAKSLVIHGDAAYALGLDITANHISLVFVNLVGEVLNSQRKRKTFQNSPDYYRELATELDDFCAVSRVSSERILGIGISLPGIVDNQNKVLLKSHALKLENVSLRIMEQLMPFPAYFENDANAAMVAEKNHLKEDAVYLSLSNTVGGAICMNGSLFRGNSQKAGEFGHMIIVPGGRPCYCGKKGCADAYCSPLVLTSATGDTLESFMERVNRRESQALSVWEEYLDYLAIVITNLRMAYDTNIILGGYVGGYMEGHMFELGKKVLAYNLFDSDVSYLKNCIYKKEGSAVGAAWHFIDKFVGQLR; encoded by the coding sequence ATGAAGAGGACAGGAAACAGCAGGGAGAACAGCAAGGCGCAGATCGTGCGTTATATTCAGGAAAATGGCAACGCCTCCAAGGTGGAGATCTCGAAAGTCCTCAATCTGAGTATGCCAACCGTACTTCAGAACACAAAAGAACTGTTGGAGCAGGGGATTGTGGAGGAGGCCGGCGAATACGAATCCACAGGCGGGAGAAAAGCCAAATCCCTTGTAATACACGGCGATGCCGCATATGCTCTGGGGCTGGATATCACTGCGAACCATATCAGCCTGGTGTTTGTGAACCTGGTGGGAGAAGTTCTAAACAGCCAGAGGAAGCGTAAGACGTTCCAGAACAGTCCGGATTATTACCGGGAGCTGGCGACAGAGCTGGATGACTTTTGCGCGGTCAGCCGGGTATCTTCGGAGCGGATCCTGGGGATCGGTATCTCCCTTCCGGGAATTGTGGACAATCAGAATAAGGTCCTGTTAAAATCCCATGCTCTGAAACTGGAGAATGTCAGTCTCAGGATCATGGAGCAGTTGATGCCGTTTCCGGCGTATTTTGAAAACGATGCCAACGCCGCCATGGTGGCGGAGAAAAATCATTTAAAGGAGGATGCGGTCTATCTCTCCTTAAGCAACACGGTGGGCGGCGCCATCTGCATGAACGGATCTCTGTTCCGCGGAAACAGCCAGAAGGCAGGCGAGTTCGGCCATATGATCATCGTTCCCGGTGGCAGACCCTGTTATTGCGGCAAGAAGGGTTGTGCCGACGCCTATTGCTCGCCGCTGGTCCTGACCTCCGCTACAGGAGACACCCTGGAGAGCTTTATGGAACGGGTAAACCGCCGTGAGTCACAGGCGCTTTCTGTATGGGAAGAATATCTGGACTATCTGGCCATAGTGATCACCAATCTTCGCATGGCTTATGATACCAATATCATACTGGGCGGTTATGTGGGCGGATATATGGAAGGCCATATGTTTGAACTTGGAAAAAAGGTATTGGCCTATAATCTGTTTGACAGCGATGTCAGTTATTTAAAGAATTGCATTTATAAAAAAGAGGGATCGGCTGTGGGAGCCGCCTGGCATTTTATTGATAAGTTTGTAGGACAGTTGAGATAG